The Streptomyces sp. 11x1 genomic sequence TCCCGTACACGCATCCCCGTATCATCAACGTCACCCTCGGCATGCGGACTCCGGAACAGGTCGGACGAAACGTGGAACTCCATGATCAGCTCGTCCCCGACGGCCTCTGGGACGATCTCCGCGCTCAGGGGCTGATCAGGTCGGATGTGCTCGCGGGGCACAGTGGGGGGAGGGATGAGCGGTGTCGCTGACGGACAAGGCCATCGACCGGATCCGCGAGCTGATCAGCACCGGCGCCCTGCCGCCGGGCTCGAAGTTGCCTCCGGAGCCTGACCTGGCCGCCCAGCTGGGACTGTCCCGCAACCTCGCCCGGGAGGCCGTCAAGGCGTTGGCCGTGGCGAGGGTCCTGGAGGTCCGGCGGGGCGACGGCACGTATGTGACCAGCCTGCAGCCCAGCCTGCTCCTGGAGGGGCTCGGCGGCGCGGTGGAGTTGCTGCAGGGTGACGCGGTAGCCCTGCAGGACCTGATGGAGGTACGGCGGCTCCTCGAACCGATGGCCACGACACTCGCCGCCACTCGGATCTCCGACGACCAACTGGCCGAGGTGAAGCGGCACCTGGACGCCATGCGCGAGGCCCGCGACGACGTCGAGCGACTCAACGCCCATGACGTAGCCTTCCACCGGGCCGTCGTCTCGGCCACGGGCAACGAGACCCTCCTCGCCCTCCTGGAGGGGATCTCCGGCCGTACCCTGCGCGCCCGCATCTGGCGCGGTCTGGTCGACGGCAAGGCGGCGGACCGCACCGTCGCCGAGCACGAGGCGATCTTCGACGCCCTCGCCAGTCGTGACGCCGCCCTCAGCCAGGCCGCCGCGTTGCTGCACGTGAGCAACACGGAGCAGTGGCTGAGGGAACACCTGCGCGCCGGCGAAGCCCTGCCTTCCGGGACGACCGCGCGGACGTGACGAGCGGGCGTCGTCCGCCCCGTATGACCAACTACCGCAGATTCCTGGGATGTATTTCCCGGCGCCCTCGCCGTCGGCGTCGCGATTGACGCCTTCGCCGTCCGGCTGATCCTCGTTCCGGCGGTCTTCGCCCTCGCCGGGCTACCCGCCTGGTGGCTTCCCGCCTGGCTCGACCGTGTCCTGCTCGCCCTCGACGTCAATGGCGCCGGCCTTGCGAGGGCCGTACCGAAGCACAGCGAGCCTGCCCCGGGAACCCCAGCCGGTCTCCCGAGCCCGCCGCACCCGGCACAGGGGGCGGGCGGCACAGGGGCGCTGGGCCGCCCGCCCCCGGTGCGTTCGCCGGCACGGTCCGGAACAGTCGGCCGCCTGTGTGCGGCCGTCGCCCATGCCGTCGGGACACCGGGGGAGGGCGGCGGTGGCTGGGGCGGGCGGTGGGTTCAGTGTCGGGCGAACTGGACCTGGGTGGGCTGGACGACGTTCGGCCGCACCGTGAGTCCCGAGACGGTGAGCTGTTCGCCGTAGATGTCGGTGATTCTGATCGCTCCGCCGCACCCGCTGCCGTCGGCGGAGATGAAGTAGTTGTAGGCGGTGCGGGGCAGTTGCCGCCAGCCGCCCGCGGTGCGGACCTCCAGACCGGTGACCGGATTCCGGTGGTTGATCGCCTGGATGGCACACCAGTATTGGCTGGACCCGGTCTTGTACCTGAAGGAGATCGTGCCGGCCGTGCTGGGGCTCACCAGGCTCCAGGTGATGGCAAGTCGGCCGAGCTTGAGGTCGGCGAGTTCCGCGAAGGCCTGTTCGCTGAGGTCGATCTGTCCGGGTGCGCAGGGCAGGGGGCACTCGTTGGTGATCCGCACCGTGACGGACTTGCCGTTGGCGGCGCGGACGAGAACGTACGCGCCGCATGCCTTGGACGTCTCGTAGTCGGTGGTGTTCATGGCCGCGACCATGAGGTCGGGGCTCGGGCCGAAGAGACAGGCGCCGTCCCCGACTCCGGCCTTGTAGGCGGTGGCGACGCCCTGGTGGGTCGTGTTGGGCTTGATCCGTCCTGCTGACGGAGGCGTGGTGGACGCCTCCCGCGGGGGCCGCGGGGTGTCCTTGGGCGAGGGCTTGGCTGTCGTGGTGGTCGGGGAGGCCTTCGGGCTGGGGGAGCCGCTCGGGCTCGCCGTGGTGCTCGGAACGCCTGACTCGGCGGCGGTGGCCGCCTTCTTCTGTGTGGTGGCGCGGGGGGAGGCCGCGGCAGGTCCCGCATCCGTGGTGTGGTCGGGTGACGATCCCATGAGCAGGTAGGCGAGAACGCTCACGGCGGTCAACGCCACCGTGGTGCCCATGAAGAGCGTGCGTCTGTGTCTGCGCTGTCGCGCGGCCTGCCTTGGTGTGTTCATTGCCTGTCCGTTTCGGAAGATCGAGCTGGTGTCGCACTACTCGGTGACCGCGGGAAGCGAAAAGGTTGCCGACGATTTCTCGCTGAACGCATGACCCATGACCAGGGCGACACCTGGGCGACCCTGGGGTGCCGAGCAACCCATCGGTCGACGCATGTCACATGCGATCGATGACGCCACTTGCATCGGATGTTTTGCATGCCACCCGGTCGGTTCACGTGCGATGAAGCTGCCCTCACTTGGTGATTTGCCCGTAACTTTGGACGCGCTGCGGCTTCACGCCTATTAATACATCCGATGTCAGTCGAGGGTGTCGGCAGCACGGCGACCGTGCTCCGCTCCTCGGGCCCGGCAGTCGAGTTCGTCCAACCTCTTGAGCCCTCGCCCCCTGCAGCGGCCGAGCCGCTGTCCCACGAAGTCCTCCGGGCATCTGCCACGTTCGCCTTCCACCGGTGCCCTGTCGACACCTCAAGGAGCCGCCTCATGTCCACCTCGCCGCTCAGCAGACGCTCCCTTCTCAAGGCCGCCACCCTCGTCGGAGGAGCCGTCGCCGTCGGGCTGCCGCAGGCCCTGTGGCCCGCCACCGCCTCGGCGTACTCGCTCCCCTCGAAGCTGGACTGGTGGTACCAGGCCAGGTTCGGGATGTTCATCCACTTCGGTTCCTACTCCTACCTCGGCGACGGTGAGTGGGCCTTCAGCGACAAGGGGTGGAGCAAGGCCGACTGGCAGAACCAGGTGACCACGCCGTTCAACCCGACCAACTTCAACGCAGCCCAGATCGCCCAGCTGGCCCAGAACGCCGGCATGAAGTACCGCGTGATCACCGCCAAGCACCACGAGGGCTACGCGATGTGGGACTCCAACGTCGCCGGCTTCAAGGACGTCACCGGCACCAAGCAGTACAACCTGCGCGACTACAACAACTTCCAGCCCGATCTGCTGGCAGAGCTGCGGACCGAGTGCCTGAACCGGGGCATCAAGTTCGGGCTCTACTACTCGATCATGGACTGGAACCACCCCTCCCAGACGTGCACCCCAGCAACTGGTCCACGTCCATGGCCTCCGCGACCGCCCGCACCGGCTACATCAACGACATGAAGGGTCATCTGCAGGAACTGCTGGACCGCTACGACCCGTCCCTCCTGTGGTTCGACGGCGACTGGTGCGACTGGTGCGACTGGTGCGACTGGTGGTCCCAGTCCGACGGCCAGGAACTGGGCGGATTCAACTGGCTGATCGCCCGCAAGCCCGGCCTCGTCATCAACGAACGCATCAGGCGGGACCTCGGTCTCGGCGACTACGCGGTGGCGGAGTTCGGTATCCCCGAGGCGCCGATGGAGAGGGCTTGGGAAGCCTGCGCCACCATGAACTGGGCCTGGGGCTACAACGACGAGAGGGTGCACTACCGCTCGGTCACGACCCACATCCAGGAGTTGGTCACGATCGTCTCCCGTGACGGAAACTACCTGCTCAACATCGGCCCCAAGGGCGACGGCAGCGTGACCCCGGAGTCCGTGAACGTCCTCAACGGCATAGCCTCACCTGTACTACGCCGGTTCCCGCTGGGGCACGAACTACGCCGTGATGGGACTCGCCACGGCCACGAACATCGAGGGTCCCTGGACCGACCAGGGCATGGTCACGGACGTGAACTACCCGATCGACCCCGACGTCGACTGGGGCGCGACGGCCGGCTGTACATCTCCTGGGGCTCCTGGACCGGCTCGGGCATCTGCGTGCACGTCCTGGACGAGTCCACCGGCAAGCTCTCCACGACCGACCACAACCTCTGGCGCATCGCCGTCGACATCGAGAACCCGACGATCATCCTCAGCGGCGGCCACTACTACCTCTTCGGCTCCAAAGGCCTCTGCTGCAGCGGGACCAACAGCAACTACTCCACCGTGGTCGGCCGGTCCACCAGCATCACGGGACCGTACCTCGACCAGAGCGGCACGGACATGGCCACGGGCGGCGGGACCACCGTCCTCACCGGTGCCTACCCGAGGGTGGCCGCCGGCGGTGTCGACGCCTACGACGACGGCACGTCCAAGCACCTCGCCTACCACTACTACGACGGCAACAACGCCGGTCGCGAGACCCTGGACATCCGCCAGGTGACCTTCCAGAACGGCTGGCCGGTCATGGCCGGTCATGGCCGGTCCGCTCGGCGCCCCGAACAACCACCTGCCGAACCGCAACAGCGGCAAGTGCGCGGACGTCTGGTTCGAGAGCACCGCCGATGGGGCAGCGGTGAACTCCGGCAACTGCAACTCCGGCGCCAACCAGCAGTGGGTGCCCACCGCCGTGGGCTCGAACCACCAACTGGTCAACGTCAACAGCGGCAAGTGCCTGCAGATCTCCGGAGCCTCAGGGCCAACGGCGCGGTGGCCGTCCAGTCGACCTGCACCGGAGCCCCGCACCAACTGTGGACGAGGACCGCGGTGATCGGCGGCTACGTCACCTTCACCAACGTCAACAGCGGAAAGTGCCTCCAGGTGGCAGGGGGGTCCACTGCCAACGGGGCGGCCCTGGAGCAGTCGACCTGCGCCTCCGGCGCCAACCAGCAGTGGATGGTCGTCTGAGACGCGCACGCACTCCCCGCGTGACCCATTGCTCCGTGCGGGCCGAGGCGCGTCCCGGCCCGCACGGGGCATACTGCCGTCGGCGTCAGGGAGTCGGCCCAGGACAAGCCTTCGAGCGAAGCGGCCGAGGCGAAAAAATTCTTGATCTCCGCGGCAGCCTTTCGGCCCGGTGGACCACTCGGTGCTGTCCGCTCAGTGGTCCGGTCAGATGCAACGGCTGAAAGAGAGCACACGCATGTCCCTTGAGGGAGAGCCCATCCATGTCCCTCGCCCACCCACGTCATCGGTGCCGTCACGCGCCGGCGGAGGTCGTGTCCCGTATTCGGTGGTCATGGAGGGTGACGATCATCGTTGACGTTGCATGCGGGCGTCAATGAGCTTGTGGGCGTGGGTGATGACGCTCATGCGGTTGGGGCTGATGCGGGATCTGCGGAAGATCTGCCAGGACTTCAGCCGTGTCATGCCTCGTTCGACGGGTGCCCGGGCCGCGGACAGGGCCTGGTTCTCGGTCCGCTCGGTGAGGGTGTTGAAAACTGCCCGGCTTCCGCACCGGCGACGCCCTCGCCTCAGCCGTCCTGACCGCAGCAGCACCACAGCGGATGGCCCTCTACGACCGCCGCGTCCGACACGCCCTCGACCCCCTCTGCCTCCCACTCACCCCGGGATGCTACGGCCGCTACCTCCTCATCCTCGACGACCGCCTCCAACACGGCGGGGCACTCGCCGACGTCCGGACCGGACGCGACATCAACACCGCCCAGTACTGGACCGGCAGACCCGACCCGGCACCAAGCCGCGGAGAGCACACCACCCGGCACCGGCTGGCTGGACCCGCACCGGCGGCTGAGGGCGCCTCGGCAGGCGGGCGTCACAGCAGGCCGAGGTCCCGGGCTCGCACCGCGGCCTGGGTGCGGTCGCGCAGTGCGAGGCGGCCGAGGATGCGGGAGACGTGGTTCTTCACGGTGCCCTCGCTCAGATACAACCGGGCGGCGATCTCCCGGTTGGTGTGCCCGTGCGCCACCAGCCGGAGAATGTCGATCTCGCGTGGGCTGAGCGGGACTTCGGGGCGCGGGCCGGAGGAGGAGGTGGAAGAGGCCGAGGACGTCGAGGAGGCCAGGGAGTCGGTGAGGCGGTGGGCCACCGAGGAGTCGAGCTGGGTGACACCGGCGTGCGCCAGCCGGACCGCCTGGGCGAGGTCGTCCGCCGGCAGGTCCTTGAGGAGGTAACCGCTCGCTCCGGCGCGCAGGGCCTGGACTACGTACTCCTCGTCGTCGAAGGTCGTCAGCATCACCACACGGCATCGCGGCACCCTGCCTCGCAGGACGGCGACCGCCTCGACGCCGTCGAGCTCCGGCATGCGGACGTCCATCAGGACCACGTCGGGTCGCAGTTCGAGCGTCTTGGCCACGGCGTCGCGGCCGTCGACGGCGGTGCCGACGATGTCGATACCCGGCCGGACGGAGAGCAGCGAGGCGATGCCGTCCCGAATGAGCCGCTGATCATCCACGACCAGCACCCGCACAGGCTCCGGCCCCGACCCCGGCCCCGCGGGCTCCCAGCTCATCCCGTCCCTCCCCTGGGCACGGTCACCGTCAGTCGTGTGCCGGCGCCGGGGCTGCTGTCGATGTGTACGGTCCCCGCCACCAGCTGCACCCGTTCCCGCATGCCCAGCAGACCGTACCCCGCGTCGGCCGCGTCGGGGACGAATCCCCGGCCGTCGTCGGCGACGACCAGGAGGGCCCCCTCGTCCGCGAGCCGCAGCGCGACCGTCACCCGGGAGGCCCGGGCGTGCCGACGCGCGTTGGTCACGGCCTCCTGCGCCGCCCGGTACAAGGTGGTCAGCTCGGCCGTCCCGTAGCCGTCCTCCGGGCCGCTCACCTCCACGGTGACCCGCAGCCGCGCATCGCCCTCGCGGGCCAGGGCGGCGAGGTCGGCGGCCAGGGCGGGCCGCGACGCCTCGCCGCGCAGCACCCGCACCGACTGACGTACGTCGGCCAGCGCGAGGGTCACCGAGCGCCGCGCCTCGTCCACGGCCTCCCGGGCCGCCTCGGGATCGTGGGTGCGGAACTCCGACGCCATCTCCAACTGCACGGACATCGCGGTGAGATGATGGCCGAGACTGTCGTGCAGGTCCCGGGCGAGCCGGTTGCGCTCGGCGGCGGCGGACAGCTCCGCGACCCGGTCCGCGTACTCCTCCAGGGCATGCCGGGCGCGCTGTTCGCCGACGGCGACGGCCGCCATGGCGAGCGCCAGCACCAGCCCGACGACCAGCATCAGCAGGTCGTTCACCCGGTCCACGTCCCTGTACCAGCCGGGCGGGCCGACCATGTACGCGGTGAGCAGCCCGGCCGGACACAGCGCGGCCAGCGCCAGCGCGGTCGCCGCGCCGAAGGCGAAGTAGGCGGTGAACGGCAGCAGTACGAACAGGACCTGGGAGAGTCCCGAGGCGTCGAGGAGCACCACCGCACCGATCAGGGCGGCCCGGACCAGCATCACCGGCAGCCGGGCGGCGGGCCACCGCCGGACGGTCTGCTCCAGGGCGAACAGCGCGGCCAGCGCCGCACCGAAGCCGACCGTCCGCCACAGCGGTGGCCCGGGACCGTCGTCCAGGTCCGCCGCGGCGTAGTACAGCCCGCTGACCAGAACCGCGCCGTACAGCAACGGCGCCACCCACCGCACCGGCACACTGCCCGCCATGCGCGCCCCCTCTTCCCTCGCGGTCAGGCTAGGCGCTGTCCGGCGGGGCAACCCGGGGTACGGGGCAAGTGTGGCCGAACGGCACATGCCGACCGGCGGCATGGCCGGTGACCTCCGGTTACCGGTCTCCCCGTTCTTCATCTCCCCCGCCCGGCCGCCGCCTTCCTACGGTTCGAGCCTGATCTGCCCGTCGAGTCAAGGGAGTTGACTCTCATGTCCGCACTGTTCCTGCGTGCCGGTGCCCTGTGCGGGGCACTGTCCGGTCTGCTGATCGCGCTGCCCGCGCTGGTGGAGGCCTTCACCGGTGAGACCGCCACCACAAGCCTGCTCCTCGCCATCGCCCCCGCCTTCGCGCTGCCGCTGCTCACCGCGCTGCACCGGCGGCAGGGCCCGGTCGGCGGACGCTTCGGCGACGTCGCCCATGTGGTCAACCTGGTCGGACTCGGACTGTTCGGCGGGGCCGCCTA encodes the following:
- a CDS encoding FadR/GntR family transcriptional regulator; protein product: MSLTDKAIDRIRELISTGALPPGSKLPPEPDLAAQLGLSRNLAREAVKALAVARVLEVRRGDGTYVTSLQPSLLLEGLGGAVELLQGDAVALQDLMEVRRLLEPMATTLAATRISDDQLAEVKRHLDAMREARDDVERLNAHDVAFHRAVVSATGNETLLALLEGISGRTLRARIWRGLVDGKAADRTVAEHEAIFDALASRDAALSQAAALLHVSNTEQWLREHLRAGEALPSGTTART
- a CDS encoding expansin EXLX1 family cellulose-binding protein yields the protein MGTTVALTAVSVLAYLLMGSSPDHTTDAGPAAASPRATTQKKAATAAESGVPSTTASPSGSPSPKASPTTTTAKPSPKDTPRPPREASTTPPSAGRIKPNTTHQGVATAYKAGVGDGACLFGPSPDLMVAAMNTTDYETSKACGAYVLVRAANGKSVTVRITNECPLPCAPGQIDLSEQAFAELADLKLGRLAITWSLVSPSTAGTISFRYKTGSSQYWCAIQAINHRNPVTGLEVRTAGGWRQLPRTAYNYFISADGSGCGGAIRITDIYGEQLTVSGLTVRPNVVQPTQVQFARH
- a CDS encoding alpha-L-fucosidase — protein: MSTSPLSRRSLLKAATLVGGAVAVGLPQALWPATASAYSLPSKLDWWYQARFGMFIHFGSYSYLGDGEWAFSDKGWSKADWQNQVTTPFNPTNFNAAQIAQLAQNAGMKYRVITAKHHEGYAMWDSNVAGFKDVTGTKQYNLRDYNNFQPDLLAELRTECLNRGIKFGLYYSIMDWNHPSQTCTPATGPRPWPPRPPAPATSTT
- a CDS encoding RICIN domain-containing protein, translating into MAGPLGAPNNHLPNRNSGKCADVWFESTADGAAVNSGNCNSGANQQWVPTAVGSNHQLVNVNSGKCLQISGASGPTARWPSSRPAPEPRTNCGRGPR
- a CDS encoding RICIN domain-containing protein codes for the protein MAGGSTANGAALEQSTCASGANQQWMVV
- a CDS encoding response regulator transcription factor — encoded protein: MSWEPAGPGSGPEPVRVLVVDDQRLIRDGIASLLSVRPGIDIVGTAVDGRDAVAKTLELRPDVVLMDVRMPELDGVEAVAVLRGRVPRCRVVMLTTFDDEEYVVQALRAGASGYLLKDLPADDLAQAVRLAHAGVTQLDSSVAHRLTDSLASSTSSASSTSSSGPRPEVPLSPREIDILRLVAHGHTNREIAARLYLSEGTVKNHVSRILGRLALRDRTQAAVRARDLGLL
- a CDS encoding sensor histidine kinase; this translates as MAGSVPVRWVAPLLYGAVLVSGLYYAAADLDDGPGPPLWRTVGFGAALAALFALEQTVRRWPAARLPVMLVRAALIGAVVLLDASGLSQVLFVLLPFTAYFAFGAATALALAALCPAGLLTAYMVGPPGWYRDVDRVNDLLMLVVGLVLALAMAAVAVGEQRARHALEEYADRVAELSAAAERNRLARDLHDSLGHHLTAMSVQLEMASEFRTHDPEAAREAVDEARRSVTLALADVRQSVRVLRGEASRPALAADLAALAREGDARLRVTVEVSGPEDGYGTAELTTLYRAAQEAVTNARRHARASRVTVALRLADEGALLVVADDGRGFVPDAADAGYGLLGMRERVQLVAGTVHIDSSPGAGTRLTVTVPRGGTG